In the Gossypium raimondii isolate GPD5lz chromosome 9, ASM2569854v1, whole genome shotgun sequence genome, one interval contains:
- the LOC105799313 gene encoding tetraspanin-3 translates to MRTSNHLIGLLNFLTFLLSIVILGGGIWLSSRANSTDCLKFLQWPLIVIGASIMVVSLAGFAGACYRNTFLMWLYLFVMFFIIAALIGFIIFAYAVTDKGSGRPVLNKGYLEYYLQDYSGWLKDRVVDESYWAKISSCIRDSKVCSKTGRTFNGVPETYDMFSMRKLSPIESGCCKPPTECGYVYVNETLWNSGSGLAATNLDCSRWSNDQQMLCYQCDSCKAGVLGSLKKSWRKVSVINIVVLILLVIFYVIGCAAFRNNKKIDNNEPYGEARMTKTQPSRIHL, encoded by the exons ATGAGAACTAGCAACCATTTGATAGGGTTACTAAACTTCTTAACATTTTTGTTGTCAATAGTAATATTGGGTGGTGGAATATGGCTAAGCAGCCGAGCCAACAGCACAGATTGTCTCAAGTTCTTACAGTGGCCATTGATAGTCATAGGAGCTTCAATCATGGTGGTTTCCTTAGCAGGTTTCGCAGGCGCGTGTTATAGGAACACCTTCCTGATGTGGCTTTACCTCTTCGTCATGTTCTTCATCATCGCCGCCCTCATCGGCTTCATAATCTTTGCTTATGCGGTGACTGATAAAGGCTCCGGGCGGCCGGTGTTGAACAAAGGTTACTTGGAGTATTACTTGCAGGACTACTCAGGGTGGCTCAAAGACCGCGTGGTGGATGAGAGCTATTGGGCTAAGATTAGTTCTTGCATCAGGGATTCCAAAGTTTGTAGCAAGACGGGCAGAACCTTTAATGGCGTCCCTGAAACTTATGACATGTTTTCTATGAGGAAGCTTTCCCCTATTGAG TCTGGTTGTTGCAAGCCACCTACAGAATGTGGCTATGTTTATGTCAACGAGACACTATGGAACTCCGGTAGTGGGCTAGCTGCGACCAACCTCGACTGCTCGCGGTGGAGCAATGACCAACAGATGCTGTGCTACCAATGTGACTCCTGCAAGGCCGGTGTGCTTGGCAGCCTCAAGAAGAGCTGGAGGAAAGTCTCGGTAATCAACATTGTTGTGCTTATCCTCCTCGTCATCTTTTATGTCATCGGCTGCGCCGCTTTCCGAAACAATAAAAAGATCGATAACAATGAACCGTACGGCGAGGCAAGGATGACAAAAACGCAACCAAGTCGGATCCATTTATAG